The genomic stretch tcgcaccactgcactacagcctgggtgacagtgaaactgtgtctcagaaaaaaataaaaataaaaaaaataatggcctcaacactgtgagatgaagcACATCTTAAAAAGTTTCCTCATTAtggctaagtgtggtggctcacgcctgtaatcccagcactttgggaggccgaggtgggcagatcatgagatcaggagtttgagaccacactGACCAAcacggtcaaaccccgtctctactaaaaatacaaaaattagccaggcatggtggcgcgagcctgtaatcccagctactcagggggctgaggcaggagatcagaaggctgaggcaggagaatcgcttgcacctgcgaggcggaggttgcagtgagctgagactgtgccacggcactccagcctgggtgacagagtgagactccatctcaaaaaaaaaaaaaagtttcctcatTATACTTATAAACATACTGAACTTATTGACCAGGGCGGTCGTTTGTGAACACTCACCTTGGAAATCACCTCTCTGCACTGTCCTAGATTCTTCTTGTTCCAGCCAAGAGATCAGACTGGGTTTGAAGAGCTGATATCCTGTGCACAAAGAAAGATACATTACCAGAAGAGGCTCATGCAAGAGATGATAAATCTTTCCACAACTCAGGAGATATAGTTCCAATGGAAgcagtgaaattattttaaaagggctaaaaatgcaaatatcgtCTGTGCCCCCAAAAGATTGGTGATCTCTGATCCCTGAAGCCCAAATCCAGGCTGATGTACACACTTACAAAGCACTAAGACTTTTATCCAAATAGGAAGTTAAGTGAAACAAAGAGATCTTCATTCTCATGGGAAACAACTATACATCTCATTCTTCAACATTATAGCACATCAGATTCatgagagcttgttaaaacacagatgacAGGGGCCCTGTTGCAGAGTTTCTCACTGAGTATGTCAAAGGTGGAGACTGAGAACATACATCTCCAACAGTGCTGGTGATGCTCTTCATCTGacaccacattttgagaatcaccAAGTAGATGAAACCCTATTAGGGCAGGGACTATGTCTGTTATTTCCCATTGTGTTCAGAGTTGCTATCTCTGATGTGCAATACAGTAAGTACATAACATAATCTGTTCCATAGTAGGCTACAAGGGATGAGGCCAGTCTTACCTACTGTGGCCAAATTCTTGTAGTTCTCCAGCATCACATCTCTGTAGAGGTTTCTCTGAGTTGGGTCCAGTAAAGTCCATTCTTCTGGGGTGAAGTCCACAGCCAGGTCATCAAAAGTCACTGAATCCTAAACCATCACACACATGCTGGCTTGAGCCACAAAACATGTCTACCAGTGTTCACTGCAAAATGCAATACCTACAGAGTCTGAGGGCTCACATTGCCCACCCCAGGAGGTCCTCTCTATCCACACTCACTCACTGTCAGTCCCCTCCAGTGACACGGCTTGAATGGCACTTCTTACACATGATTGTATCTAACACAACCAGACTGGGAGGTCATCTGATTTCCCTCCACTGCAGCACACTCTTGAGCAGATGCTAGATAAAcactgatgaatggatagattATCTCAAAGGATACTTTCATGTCCCTTACCATGTGTCAGAacactcaacaaaataaaaactatgcaGTTGGGACCATGAGGGAAGACTAATtaatcagtattgaaatactggGATGACATTCAAGGCAAACCCTCACCAATATGACAGGCTCCACTCCTTCCGGGAATTCAACTAGGGACTCAGTCCTTGAAGGAGGCTTTATTTGCTTTAAGAAGCTCTGAAGATAATTCTGTGTAGAAGGAAATGTGTCTACCTGGTGATGCAAGTATGATATTTTGGAGAAGGATATACTTCCTGCATACCTGATAACAATTTGTCAGACAGTCAGCCACCACCCTTTCTACTTCTGTCTTTTCTTGAAGGCAGACTGGGTCCCTGTAAAGACCtcatggaaaagaaagaaggcatgAGAACCCAGGGCTGACGATAATTCCCACATTCACATACCCCAAAGTCATTCCATCCTACTGTGAGATTCCCATATACTCCTGCACACTCAAGaaaacacagacatacacactACCGCTATCAATTCCAGGGCAGTACTGCCTCACGTAAAGGCAAAAAAAAGGATAGTCAGCCATGCTGCCCACTGGGAAAAGGGTAACagtcttattttacagataaggaaacttaaCCCTGGAAATACACAGCACCTCTTCCCAAAGCACACACAGCAGGGGGCTGATGAAGTATtctagctgggcgtgatggctcacacctgtaatcctagcactttgggaggtcgaggcaggcagatcacttgaggttaggagttcgagaccatcctggccaacatggtgaaactccatctctactaaaattacaaaaaattagccaggtgtggtggcacacgcctgtaatcccagctactcaggaggctgaggcaggaaaatcgcttgaacctgggaggcagaggttgcaatgagctgagatcatgccactgcactccagcctgagcaacagagcaagactctgtctcaaaaaaaaaaaaaaaaaaaaaggaacaaagcatTCCCTAGCCCACATCAGCACCTCAGAAATGAAGCTGCAGCGTGAATGATCAGGCACAGGCCACTGGACTCCATACTGTGTGGGGGGGGGGGACACCTAAAGCAGGGTATCTGAAAATGAACAGAAACAGGACTTACCATAGGACAAATCAGTGGCTGCCATCCCACAGGGCTGAT from Pan paniscus chromosome 20, NHGRI_mPanPan1-v2.0_pri, whole genome shotgun sequence encodes the following:
- the ZNF266 gene encoding zinc finger protein 266 isoform X2, translating into MAATDLSYGLYRDPVCLQEKTEVERVVADCLTNCYQDSVTFDDLAVDFTPEEWTLLDPTQRNLYRDVMLENYKNLATVGYQLFKPSLISWLEQEESRTVQRGDFQDRKPQRRGGQ